Genomic segment of Mytilus edulis chromosome 12, xbMytEdul2.2, whole genome shotgun sequence:
TTATTAAGAGCAATCCCATATGAATTACTAGTTCGTATACATCTCTTGGTCCTTCTGTTGTAAAGGTTAATAAGGTGAATACCCTCTCCATAAAAACCACTGGTAACGGAAATGGCATTTATTAATTCAAAATATGCCAAATCAAATGCGCGTGTATCTAGCTGAATTACAAACTCATGCGTACCGTTGCTTTTCAACCCAATTAGGTGGCAATTATAATAATCACAGAACATCATCTTTCCATTTTGCAGAATTGCACAACCTGTAACAAATCCGTCAGGTTTCAAATTTATTTGCAGTTTGTTGCTTAGAATGACATCATCAATGCATTTGGAAATTAAAATAGGTACGATCATCTGAGCCTGTTTGCTTTTGTTACTGCCAATAACAACTTTGCACGACTTTGACTCTACACTGATGGACCCAAAACAAGCAGCTCTGCAAATATTTCGGATTTCTTTATTGATAAGCAAAGAAAGAGTTATAATCTTGATTCCCTCGCCATCAAGGACGGCCTGAATGCATTTTTCTTTGTCTGAAACCTCTTTTTCAATGTGCTTTAATGctaaaaatgtttgtaaatcGGATGCGtttattttgatggtattttGGTTAACCTTTAGGAGAGAAATCCCTTTGTCAATGTCCTCAATCACAGACAACAACTGCTTAATTCTCTTGCTTTCATTTTCCTCTTTGGCATATAATTCTTTTATTATACTCTCTTGGACTTTGTCCAAATGGTCGTTGATCATTTTCCGGGTTTGTTTTATATGACGTTCAATCTTTACTCTTTGATCCTgaatacattttaaattttccGTGCGGTCTTTACGAATTCTGCGTACATTTTCCAACATTTGGACCAGCGTTTGCTCTACCTCTAAAAATGCATTTGATGTCTTGACATTTTGGACGATATCATCTATTGCTGTTAGATCTTTACAATCATTATGCTTCTCTATAACACATCTTCTACAACATGGGCAATCATGTTTCTTACAGAATGTTTGATATTGTTCTTTGTGTTTTTGACATGTTTGTGTTATCTCTAACACATTTGAAGGTAGCTTTTGGTATTCTGTAATGGAAATAACGTCATGGTTCCTTGTTGATTTAGATGCACCATGGTGTTCTCTACACTCGCCACAAAGTCCCTCGTCACATTCTGAACACCACACTACTGATGCTTTGTTGATGTTTCGGAAATCGCATACACCACAAACAGTCCAATTACTCGCCATTCTACAAAACAAGTGAGTTTGGAATTTTACAAATTGGTGACACTGTAGTTGTAACTTCACAGACAAaatgtaaatatgataaaaaaaatcatttggatgATTGTGATCGGCTTGTCATAGTTCGCGGATTTCGATTGGCTAATGACAGGTCGTTAAAAAACTATACCGCAGGTGTTGGTGCCACTTACTACAACTGACAACTTCATGCGTGTTTTGTTTTGTCCCGTTGTTGTTCTATGTGCAAAATTAATTTCTATAGATTATACATGATGTTTGTTATTAAATATGTACTTATCTAACAATTAAATCATTGTATACATGCTTTTCACTGGCATTAATTTTAGTAAATGCATCTCTTGGCTACAATGTCGTCAATGAATGCAACAACTGAACTAGTTTTGCAAACTACTTACGTTGATGTTCCGTCGTTCAAGACGATATTTTAATACCTGTAAATAACATATGGTAAGAGAAATGTTTgcttacaaataataaaataaagtggctgatgagtcttttgtcgacgaaacgcgcgtctggagtatatacaaaatttagtcctgatctctatgttgagtttatttcACGTAAGACCTTGTTTCTGAATTCCATTTTTGAGGGGTTCACCTTGGGCGATATTCATTGACAATTAAGACCCAGTGTTTAAAGCAAAGGTTGTGgtcaatttttatcaaatattgccTTTTCTTTCAACTTTATcataatatacaaaaataaaaaggtTCTTAAATAAAGGGCAACAGTAGTTTCAATAGTCATCCATCAatcgagagaaaacaaatccgggttacaaaataaaagcgaaggaaacacatcaaatataagagaagaacaacagaaacactgaagtgcaacaaataaaaatc
This window contains:
- the LOC139497478 gene encoding E3 ubiquitin-protein ligase TRIM71-like gives rise to the protein MASNWTVCGVCDFRNINKASVVWCSECDEGLCGECREHHGASKSTRNHDVISITEYQKLPSNVLEITQTCQKHKEQYQTFCKKHDCPCCRRCVIEKHNDCKDLTAIDDIVQNVKTSNAFLEVEQTLVQMLENVRRIRKDRTENLKCIQDQRVKIERHIKQTRKMINDHLDKVQESIIKELYAKEENESKRIKQLLSVIEDIDKGISLLKVNQNTIKINASDLQTFLALKHIEKEVSDKEKCIQAVLDGEGIKIITLSLLINKEIRNICRAACFGSISVESKSCKVVIGSNKSKQAQMIVPILISKCIDDVILSNKLQINLKPDGFVTGCAILQNGKMMFCDYYNCHLIGLKSNGTHEFVIQLDTRAFDLAYFELINAISVTSGFYGEGIHLINLYNRRTKRCIRTSNSYGIALNKNALVYCKSGTGIMEVQNLGESEKALVQFKMPHCSYVAVYGSNIYYTNKDNHSVTCYDIHGNLKWEFKDAQNLIYPQGIAVDSNGNVYVASMDTNSVVIITPDGKRCRTILSSRDGLSSPHALHFETTSNKLLVANENKIAFLFDVS